One window of Quercus robur chromosome 12, dhQueRobu3.1, whole genome shotgun sequence genomic DNA carries:
- the LOC126710417 gene encoding LOW QUALITY PROTEIN: ATP-dependent 6-phosphofructokinase 6 (The sequence of the model RefSeq protein was modified relative to this genomic sequence to represent the inferred CDS: deleted 1 base in 1 codon), translating to MGKGMECSENSQTNMKVIHGEAGYVLEDVPHLTDFLPDLPTFQNPLQFNPAYSVVKQYFVNVDDTVAQKIVVHKDSPRGVHFRRTGPRQKIYFDSDEVHACIVTCGGLCPGLNTVIREIVCGLYHMYGVNKILGIDGGYRGFYAKNTVPLTPKIVDDIHKRGGTILGTSRGGHDTSKIVDSIQDRGINQVYIIGGDGTQRGAAVIFEEIRRRGLKVAVAGIPKTIDNDIPVIDKSFGFDTAVEEAQRAINAAHVEAGSFENGLGVVKLMGRYSGFIAMYATLASRDVDCCLIPESPFHLEGKGGLFEYIEKRLKENGHMVIVIAEGAGLDLLSESFQNTDLKDASGNKLLPDVGLWLSQKIKDYFSGQEKMVINLKHIDPTYMIRAIPGNASDNVYSTLLSHSAVHGAMAGYTGFVVGPVNGRHAMIPFNRITEKQNKVVITDRMWARVLASTNQPSFLNPKDFIEKEEPQTQTQLEDGGNTKDDESLTKDIPEHDIKRALDIVFIPVIISGYSYQCLPLLVAMNLNMAKL from the exons atGGGGAAGGGAATGGAGTGCTCTGAAAATTCGCAAACGAATATGAAAGTGATTCATGGCGAAGCTGGTTACGTTCTCGAAGATGTTCCTCACCTCACCGATTTTCTTCCTGATCTTCCT ACTTTTCAAAATCCATTGCAATTCAATCCTGCTTATTCAGTCGTTAA GCAGTATTTTGTTAATGTGGATGATACAGTTGCTCAGAAG ATTGTTGTTCACAAGGATAGCCCAAGAGGGGTCCACTTTCGGCGTACAGGACCTCGCCAAAAG ATCTATTTTGATTCGGATGAAGTTCATGCCTGTATTGTGACATGCGGTGGTCTGTGCCCCGGGCTCAACACTGTGATTAGGGAAATTGTTTGTGGCCTTTATCACATGTATGGTGTCAATAAAATCCTTGGGATAGAT GGAGGATACAGGGGTTTCTATGCCAAAAATACCGTTCCTTTAACACCCAAGATTGTTGATGATATCCATAAACGTGGTGGTACCATCCTTGGGACATCGCGAGGAGGCCATGATACCTCAAAGATAGTTGACAGCATTCAGGATCGTGGGATTAATCAG GTTTATATAATTGGAGGAGATGGAACTCAGAGAGGAGCAGCTGTCATATTTGAG GAAATTAGACGGCGTGGCCTTAAAGTTGCAGTTGCTGGAATTCCTAAAACCATAGATAACGACATTCCG GTTATCGACAAGTCCTTTGGTTTTGATACTGCGGTTGAAGAAGCTCAACGAGCCATTAATGCTGCCCATGTTGAAGCTGGAAGCTTTGAAAATGGTCTTGGTGTTGTAAAATTAATGGGACGCTACAGTG GTTTCATTGCTATGTATGCTACTCTTGCCAGCCGGGATGTGGATTGTTGTCTGATCCCTGAGTCTCCCTTCCATCTTGAAGGAAAAGGTGGACTTTTTGAATATATTGAAAAACGACTCAAAGAGAATGGGCATATGGTAATTGTGATAGCTGAGGGAGCAGGGCTGGATCTTCTTTCAGAGAGCTTTCAAAATACGGACTTGAAGGATGCTTCGGGAAACAAGCTACTACCAGATGTTGGGCTATGGCtatctcagaagatcaag GATTATTTTTCAGGACAAGAGAAGATGGTCATTAATCTTAAACATATAG ATCCTACTTACATGATCCGAGCAATTCCAGGAAATGCTTCCGACAATGTCTACAGCACGCTTCTTTCTCACAGTGCAGTTCATGGTGCAATGGCTGGTTATACAGGCTTCGTAGTTGGGCCAGTCAATGGCAGACATGCTATGATTCCTTTCAAT CGCATCACTGAGAAGCAGAACAAGGTTGTGATTACTGACAGGATGTGGGCAAGAGTCCTTGCATCAACCAACCAGCCAAGCTTTCTGAATCCTAAAGATTTCATTGAAAAGGAAGAACCTCAAACTCAAACCCAGTTGGAGGATGGA GGAAATACTAAAGATGACGAGTCATTGACTAAAGATATCCCAGAGCATGACATAAAAAGAGCACTTGACATCGTCTTTATACCTGTGATAATCAGTGGCTACTCTTATCAGTGCCTACCCCTCTTAGTTGCTATGAATCTGAATATGGCTAAATTGTag
- the LOC126710077 gene encoding oleosin Ara h 15.0101, producing MADQSKPMSQRFQESAPTSRQAVNFLTAVTIGATLLFLSGLTLTGTVIALITATPVLVLFSPILVPAGIVIFLVATGFLFSGGCGVAAITALSWLYNYLTGQHPIGADKLDYARMRIADKARDVKERARDYGQYVQQRGQEVTQG from the coding sequence ATGGCTGATCAATCAAAACCAATGAGCCAAAGGTTCCAAGAGTCTGCCCCGACTTCACGCCAGGCCGTGAATTTCTTGACCGCAGTGACAATTGGTGCTACACTGTTATTCTTGTCCGGGTTAACCTTGACCGGGACTGTGATTGCACTGATCACGGCAACCCCAGTTCTAGTCCTATTTAGTCCTATTCTAGTTCCAGCTGGGATAGTCATATTCCTGGTTGCAACAGGTTTCCTATTCTCTGGTGGGTGTGGCGTGGCGGCGATAACAGCACTGTCGTGGCTATATAATTATCTAACCGGACAGCACCCTATAGGGGCAGATAAACTGGATTATGCGAGGATGAGGATCGCGGATAAGGCTAGAGATGTTAAGGAGAGGGCTAGAGATTATGGGCAGTATGTGCAGCAAAGGGGTCAAGAGGTTACTCAGGgttaa
- the LOC126710418 gene encoding serine/threonine-protein kinase Aurora-1 — MAIATESPQQEKASSDVSSVEKRRWTLNDFDIGKPLGRGKFGHVYLAREKRSNHIVALKVLFKSQLQQSQVEHQLRREVEIQSHLRHPNILRLYGYFYDQKRVYLILEYAAKGELYKELQKCKYFSERRSATYVASLARALIYCHGKHVIHRDIKPENLLIGAQGELKIADFGWSVHTFNRRRTMCGTLDYLPPEMVESVEHDASVDIWSLGVLCYEFLYGVPPFEAKEHSDTYRRIVQVDLKFPPKPIVSSAAKDLISQMLVKDSSQRLPLHKLLEHPWIVQNAEPSGIYRG, encoded by the exons atggcGATCGCTACAGAATCCCCACAGCAAGAGAAG GCCTCTTCAGATGTTTCATCAGTGGAGAAAAGAAGATGGACACTCAATGACTTCGACATTGGAAAGCCCCTCGGAAGGGGAAAGTTCGGTCACGTCTATTTGGCAAGAGAAAAGAGG AGCAATCATATTGTGGCACTAAAAGTCCTCTTCAAGAGCCAGCTGCAACAGTCCCAGGTTGAGCATCAGCTACGCCGTGAAGTTGAAATACAAAGTCATCTGCGACATCCCAATATTTTACGCCTCTATGGATACTTCTATGATCAG AAAAGAGTTTATTTGATATTAGAATATGCGGCCAAAGGTGAACTTTACAAGGAACTACAGAAGTGTAAATACTTCAGTGAAAGACGTTCTGCTACT TATGTTGCATCCCTAGCCCGTGCCCTTATATATTGCCATGGAAAGCACGTGATACACAGAGACATTAAACCAGAAAACCTTTTAATCGGTGCACAG GGTGAACTCAAAATTGCAGATTTTGGGTGGTCAGTGCATACATTTAATCGCAGGCGAACCATGTGTGGTACACTTGATTACCTCCCTCCTGAGATGG TGGAGAGTGTTGAGCATGACGCAAGTGTGGATATTTGGAGTCTTGGTGTCCTTTGCTATGAGTTCCTCTATGGGGTCCCTCCTTTTGAGGCTAAGGAACACTCAGACACATATAGAAG GATTGTGCAGGTGGATCTTAAGTTCCCTCCTAAACCAATTGTCTCTTCTGCTGCAAAGGACCTTATTAGTCAG ATGCTTGTCAAGGATTCTTCTCAGCGCCTGCCACTACACAAGCTTCTTGAACATCCATGGATTGTTCAGAATGCTGAGCCCTCTGGTATATATAGGGGTTAA
- the LOC126709685 gene encoding early nodulin-93-like, whose protein sequence is MGIPSEMRDIWVNKRNSFIIASALEDQNALNARRKLCNQESIREGFKNATIAAVVSAVPTLVAVRKIPWAKANLNYTAQALIISAASIAAFFITADKTTLECARRNALLEDALRRQR, encoded by the exons ATGGGAATCCCATCGGAAATGAGAGACATATGGGTGAACAAAAGAAACAGCTTCATCATTGCTTCTGCGCTCGAAGATCAGAATGCCTTGAACGCCAGAAGAAAACTCTGCAATCAAG AAAGTATTCGTGAAGGATTCAAGAATGCTACCATCGCAGCCGTTGTCAGTGCCGTGCCAACA TTGGTTGCAGTTCGTAAGATTCCTTGGGCAAAGGCAAACCTCAATTATACTGCTCAGGCACTTATTATATCTGCTG CATCAATTGCAGCATTCTTCATCACTGCTGATAAAACGACATTAGAGTGTGCAAGAAGAAATGCCCTGCTTGAAGATGCCTTGAGACGTCAGAGATGA